From the genome of Megachile rotundata isolate GNS110a chromosome 3, iyMegRotu1, whole genome shotgun sequence:
GGAGGATTCATGAGGGTTGACGATCTTAAAGGTGTCTTACAGGTTGATTACTGTCGCGTTCAAATCACGTGGTTACACGTATACGAACAGATTTATGTATGTAAATACATGTGGCGTTATTGATATTCTATACATGTGCAGCACGTGACGTTCGACATTATAGCAATATGGGTCTTGTCTCTCTACTGGTGTAATTATTTTGTCTCACTCAACTTATGGTTAATCTTAGAAATGTTATAGTAAATCAAATGTTAGAAATGTTCaggtaaattcaattttatgaatGCTCAAGTAAATTAGATTTTAAAAATGCTCaggtaaatgaaattttatgaatgtttaagtaaattaaattttggaaatgttcAGGTAAATTAAATGTTGTGAATGTTCAGGCAAATTAAATGTCAAAAATGTTcaggtaaattaaattttagaaatgttcaggtaaattaaatattattaatgttcaggcaaattaaatgttaaaaatgttcaggtaaattaaattttagaaatgttcaggtaaattaaatattacaaatgttcaggtaaattaaatgttaaaaatgttcaggtaaattcaattttatgaatgttcgagtaaattaaattttagaaatgctCAGGTAAATTAAACTTTATGAATGtttaagtaaattaaattttggaaatgtttAGGTAAATTAAATGTTGTGAATGTTCAggtaaattaaatgttaaaaatgttcaggtaaattcaattttagaaatgttcaggtaaattaaatattataaatgttcagataaattcaattttagaaatgttcaggtaaattaaatattataaatgttcagataaattcaattttagaaatgttcaggtaaatgaaatattataaatgttcagataaattcaattttagaaatgttcaggtaaatgaaatattataaatgttcagGTAAGTTCACTTTTAGAAATGTTCAGGTAAATTAAATAGTAGGAATGTTACAGGTAGATTACTAAAAAAGAGAGGGTATCTTGGACTATATTTAATACCGTTCTGAAAGCCGGATAGATTTATATtgttttgaaaatgtgaaatcgCTGGGCACGAGTTAAAAGTGCTGTATAATTACAGGAAACTGAGGAAGtaataaatatgcaaaattaCAGCGTGGAGCTTTCGGAAATAACAGAGAAATTCGCGTTTAAAGGTTTTAAATTGCTACTTAAACGCTTGAGTCGTATTAAATGCACACAATTCACTTTCAACGTTCAGTAATTTTATCGAAGCGAAAAGACTGGAAAAGCTTCGCGATTTTAACTGAAATATTTATCggcgaaaataaaattttacctgTTTAGCGAATCAACAGTTTCCTCTTGAAATTTTGTTGATCAAGTAACGAGTCGcgtttattttgtttaattcttTAGAGATAAGGGGTTTCATTGTACGTCCGTCAACAAAGCAGAAAGATTGGAAAAATGGCACGTTTCCGATATTTTTGTTCACTTTTTTCAGTTCGAGAGGCTTTACAGTTTCTATTTACACGCGAGATTCACCGATGttcgtatggaaatttggaatctgggttTCGaggaaaaatttgacaatttgggaacactaggaattttagattttgggaattcagagattcggaaattttggagtttgaaaatttcagagtttATAGATTTGTGGATTCAGTTTGGAACATCTGAAATTAGGGTATTTAAAAATCTGCCAATTTGGAGAGTCAGGAATCTAGCTGTTTGTACATTCTTATTGAAGCTAACTTCTAAAAAACTTGCTTCAACATTAAAGATAATTTTCCAGTCTCTACAGCTATTCCAAATATTAAAGCTTTTACTTACAACCAGATATTTAGACTTACCGCACCTCGATGACCATCGACCATGAATTACCACGTCGCGTTAAAATCTGTAGCTCGGAAAATTATTACGATTCGTTATCTTGCGTCCGTCAGAATTACTGATCGAAATGATAACAGTAACAACAATTTATTGGAAAGTCGAAAGCTCATAAATAAACCGCGGTCGCAGTGAAATAAATTACAATCTGAATGAACGTTCCGAACATGTCTCTATTTTACATCGAACAGAAACGGGTGCTAACATTTCCATCTTCTCTCTCGAGAGCCCTTGAATCTCGTTCAATTCGTGTTTCCGTATTGTCAAGGAGTGTCAGGTAATATCGTTTTATTCTGTTACAAGCACAATGAAAAAAACGCAGTTAGAACGGTCGTATACATAcattcacgcactcacacacgCAGCGATTTTGGAAGCGAACTTTCGTTTCGAATATTCTATCTTCTAACTCGAGTTCTACACCTCGAACAGACGTTTGTACAGGAATGGCACTGTCTTTCTTCGGTTAATCTCGTTCGATACGTCAATCGACACGAGCCGTTTGTTGTACGATCGATAAACTCGAAAGCAACGAAAAGCTCGACGGGACCCGCGTATTTTACACGAGTCAGCCAGAGTTCGATACCTCGTTGCTTTTTATCACCTCACTTTACTTGCTCTCTTCTTTTTTcctgtcggttcgatgaaactTTCGAGCCCGATCAACGACGCTGTCCTTCAACTTCTAGTCTCAACTTGATTAACAACGCGCCTCGATTATCCGTACGCGTGATCTCGAGCGAAAGAGACGAACACAATGAACGACTCTTATAATCGTCGAGAGGAACGTGACTGCTTTCGAGGAAAGAAACGTTTAGCCGTTCAACCTGGCGTCCGGATAATCGCTGCTGTCGTTGCTGATATGTAAAATGGAAGCTTACGAACTGGCTTGTACATTCGCGAGCGTGCTGGTCTTCTCTAGGGAATATGGCGACGTAGGAGAAAAGATAGTCCATACTTAAATTGATCTTGTGCTCTTCAATTTTTCGACGTCTGCAACTTTAAttatttggaacttgaggaatttaaggattcaaggattACGTAGTTTAAAAACCTTCATAACTTAACAGTTTCGCAATTTGGCAGTTTCATAGtctaacaattataaaattcagaaaatttagggattgaatACTTTCGGAATTGATCTTGTGCTCTTCAATTTTTCGACGTCTGCAACTTTAATtacttggaacttgaggaatttgaggattcaaggCTTACGTAGTTTAAAAACCTTCATAACTTAACAGTTTCGCAATTTGGCAGTTTCATAGtctaacaattataaaattcagaaaatttagggattgaatACTTTCGGAATTGATCTTGATATTCCAAGTCTGGAACTTTaacaatttggaacttgaggaatttggagaagtagGAATTACATAGTTTAAAAACCTCGATAATTtaacagtttgacaatttggcagTTTCATAGTTTGACAATGATAAAACTcaggaaatgtaggaattgataATTGAATGAGGAAAGTGACTCCTTGTAAATACAGTGATGTTTAAATTCTAGAATGTACAGTAAAACGTAAAGCAATAGACACTGTTCCCCTACAACAGTCCCTAGCCAGCGAAAGCCTACGTATCGCTCAGTCATACTCTAAATAGGATATTAAATAGAAAAGAGTATCTCGAGATGGAGTCCGTGTTCTCTCGATCACTCATCGTCTGTCAAGTGGCACTGTGCAATCGTTTTCACCGTCAGCTTTTCCACTTTGCACTCGTCACACGAGTCGTTCTAAGCACAAGGTGTCCCCGCACCCGGAGGGTCGTTGCACGTGTCGGTCACGCGCCGGTGCCCATGGTGTCCCGTTGTTTCACAGCTTGTACACGCGAAATCGGCTCGATCCGGCGAATCGCTGGAATTCCTCTTCGTCTTCCGGTTGTCGCTCGAGTCTAGCGACGGCGGTCCTGTTCGGGCCGCGCGAGGCTTCTCGTTACAACTCGGTAGTGAGCGGTTCTGCCTTCTCGACGATCACGTGGAACTCGGTCTCCCTGTAGAGTCTGCCATCGGGCACGACCATGGTTATCCGGCTGTCGACCGGGGCCGCGGATGCGGCAGTTTCCCTGCCGATCACCCCGTTTTTCTTCGAGACAACGTCGGGCGCGTTTGTCGGCACGCTGATCCACTTCTTCCTGCTGTTGCTTCGCCGCCTCCTGCAGCACCACACGATCAGACAGGCCAGCACTATCAGCAGAACGATCAGGCCGGCCACGATCAGGATAAGGACTAGCATCGATCCACCCAGGGAACAGTGTCTGGTCTCGTATTCGAGGAAACTGGTCGGCACGCCGTCCACCTCGTCGTCGAAGCAGAGGAACGTCTCCGGGGTCTCTGCGATCGAGTCCTGCGGCGACATCGTGGGCGGCAACAGGCCGTTCTGTCTGCCGTAGAACCTCGTGTACGCGTTCGTGTAATTGAGAACGTTGTTCTTCCACACGGGCATCATCTGACAATCGCACGGCTGCTCGACCAACAGGTTGTCCAGTTCCAAATGGAAGCTGCCGCGGTCGAACATCAGCGAGCCCTCCTCGAAGTTCACCACGCTGTTGTTCTTGAAGATCAGGTCGTGGAGATTGAGCGGCACGGAGCCGCTCCTCGCCTCGGGATCCGCTCGCACTCCGACGAACGAGCCCACCGATAGACTACCGAAGCTGTTGTTCTTCAGGATCACGGTTCCTCGCGCGGTCACGTCGAACGCCTCGCTCTCCAGACTCTCCATCGCGCAGTTCTGTATGGCGACCGTTCGAGGACTTCTAACTATGAACGCCTTGCTCCTGACCGTGCCCATTTTCACCCCGTCCAGCATGAACTTGTGGTACACCTCTATGTCGTTCATCGTCCGACTGGGCACTAGGTCCCCGAAACTGCCTCCGATCACGTGCAGGTAGCCTACGTCGAACTTCTTGAACGCTTGAGCCTCCATGCTTTCGATGCGACAATTGTCTAGTCTGAGGGTATCCGTGTGCAGTAAGTTGGCGAACGAGAACGCGCTCAGCTGACCGATCCTCACGTTCTCGAAGCTGATCGCCTCTACGTCGCCGCGGAACACGAAGCTCGGCATCGAGTCGATGCTGCAGTTTCTCACAGAGATACGCGTGCGGGTGCTGCGAGGAGACAGCTCGAAACTCTGTCGGACCAAGGTTAGGTTGGCTACGTTGATCAGGTCGACGGACAGCAGGCCTATCATCGAGGCTAGGCTCGAATTCGTCAGGATCACCGAGCTGCAATTGCCCACCACTATTCTGCTCGTGTGCGGACTCAGCTTTCGGTCGCCCTCTATTGTCAACACCAGTTCCTGAAATTAGATAATTAGTTATTATAGGAGTTTGTGGTTTGGGCTTCAAATTTGGGGAAAGAGAAGGTAGAGTAGGAAGAATGAACTGATGATGCACTATCGAGTAAGGGATATTGACATAGCTGATACAGGAAAGAGTTTAACTATCGCGATACTCTCACGGAAATGCATTAATTAGAAACGatgcaaatattaattaacacgGTTTGAGGTAATTAAAGGATCCTGTGAAAGTTACAAAGGACTCCATTGTTCTCACTCT
Proteins encoded in this window:
- the LOC100882628 gene encoding uncharacterized protein LOC100882628 isoform X2; translated protein: MELVLTIEGDRKLSPHTSRIVVGNCSSVILTNSSLASMIGLLSVDLINVANLTLVRQSFELSPRSTRTRISVRNCSIDSMPSFVFRGDVEAISFENVRIGQLSAFSFANLLHTDTLRLDNCRIESMEAQAFKKFDVGYLHVIGGSFGDLVPSRTMNDIEVYHKFMLDGVKMGTVRSKAFIVRSPRTVAIQNCAMESLESEAFDVTARGTVILKNNSFGSLSVGSFVGVRADPEARSGSVPLNLHDLIFKNNSVVNFEEGSLMFDRGSFHLELDNLLVEQPCDCQMMPVWKNNVLNYTNAYTRFYGRQNGLLPPTMSPQDSIAETPETFLCFDDEVDGVPTSFLEYETRHCSLGGSMLVLILIVAGLIVLLIVLACLIVWCCRRRRSNSRKKWISVPTNAPDVVSKKNGVIGRETAASAAPVDSRITMVVPDGRLYRETEFHVIVEKAEPLTTEL
- the LOC100882628 gene encoding uncharacterized protein LOC100882628 isoform X1 — protein: MGATRFLLGSAILGLFWTGLFKGALTNSTNRCDYPPCYCDHHGRLTCDCKDEGEELVLTIEGDRKLSPHTSRIVVGNCSSVILTNSSLASMIGLLSVDLINVANLTLVRQSFELSPRSTRTRISVRNCSIDSMPSFVFRGDVEAISFENVRIGQLSAFSFANLLHTDTLRLDNCRIESMEAQAFKKFDVGYLHVIGGSFGDLVPSRTMNDIEVYHKFMLDGVKMGTVRSKAFIVRSPRTVAIQNCAMESLESEAFDVTARGTVILKNNSFGSLSVGSFVGVRADPEARSGSVPLNLHDLIFKNNSVVNFEEGSLMFDRGSFHLELDNLLVEQPCDCQMMPVWKNNVLNYTNAYTRFYGRQNGLLPPTMSPQDSIAETPETFLCFDDEVDGVPTSFLEYETRHCSLGGSMLVLILIVAGLIVLLIVLACLIVWCCRRRRSNSRKKWISVPTNAPDVVSKKNGVIGRETAASAAPVDSRITMVVPDGRLYRETEFHVIVEKAEPLTTEL